The bacterium genome includes the window CGACAAAACCGGGCAAGCTCCACCCCGCCTTTTGCACCTCATCCCAGGATGCGTTGTACGTGCTGTCTCTGTAATAGAGGAACACGAACTTGAGTTCCACCCTCGCATACTGCTGATGAAGAAGGTGGTAAAACGCGTATTGCTGTTCTTCCGTGGTGGCCGAAACAAGTGCCAACAGATAGGGATGACCTTGAAGTGAGTCCCCGGTGAGAACCTTCTGGTCGTCACCGATAGACATCAATCGAAAATTGCCGATGGGATATTCCCTTGCCGGACGGTCCATTGTATCTTCCCAGGCATCACGCGTTTCCGGGAAAAACACTGCGAACATGGAGAGATCCGATTCAAGTTCATCGATTGCAGCCTGCAGCTGCGGACTCAAGTCCGAACCCTCAATGGAGCCGCGTCCCCCATCCGAACACGCACAGACCAACGCGACGGCGATACATAACACTGTTCGTAGAACCATGATGCTCTCTATCGCAGTATGACAGACTTCCAGTAGTAAGATAATTTATCGGTTGAAATTCAGGAAAGTCCGAACACCGCCTTGAGTGCGCGGTCGATTGCCTCGAGGTGCCGTGCTTCGAGTGTGCCACGAATGCGGACCAGGCGCTGCCTGTGATCAACGGGACGCGTTTGCAGACAGTCTGCCAGTGACAGCTTGTCCAGCCCGTTTTCCTCCGAAGGGTTGATCTCGACATTCGTGAGTATTTCCGCTTTTTTCTCCGTCCACCCTGTGAGAGGCACTACCTGCAAAACCGGAAGCCTTCGGCTGTATATTTCATTGGTCACAATGACGCAGGGACGAACTTTGCCAGACTCCGAACCGCGTACCGGTTCGAGGTTAATGTCGATGACCATTCCGCGTCGTAAACTGTTCATCCGGGCCACTGCGTCGCTGCGTCTTCGGTCCATTCTTTCATCTCTTCATCCCCATCGTACACCTCAGCGTAAAGCTCCGCAGACGCTTCCAAGCGCTGCCGCTCAAGTTCCGAGGAAAACAAATCCAGGGCCGCTCTCACAAGTGCGCTCTTATCCTTGAAACCATACCTCTTGCACTGCTCGAGAACACGCAGATGTGACTCGTCGATACTGAATTTGGCCTGTTTCATCGCAACAACCCCCTCGTTCAGGGCTCTGTTATTGGGTCCTGTTATTGGACCCAATCTAGGGACTACGATGATAAATATCAAACCCTAAAAAACACGTGAGTGCCGTCGTCAGAGGTCATGCACATACAAAACAGCAATTTTAACATATGTTAAAACTCGGCGAATAAAATTTTAACACATGTTAAAACTCAGTAGGCGAATTTTAACATGTGTTAAAATATGGGAAACGGCTACTTCGGCAGCGCGATGGTGAACACCGTACCTTCGCCGTCAGTGCTGTCGAAGTGCATACGGCCGCCGTGGCCCTTGACCACAGTTTCATAGCTGAGTGAAAGGCCCAGTCCGGTTCCCACTCCTGTGGGCTTGGTCGTGAAGAAGGGCTCGAGCACCTTGGCCTTGATATCATCGGGAATGCCGGATCCGTTGTCGGAGATTCGCACGATGACGGCGTCGCCTTCCAATGCGGTCATGCAATTGAGTGTCGGACTGTAGCCTGGAGCGGCTTCGCTCTCGCCCTTTTCGTGCATGGCGTAAAGGGCATTGTTCATCAGATTGATGAACACGCGCATGAGGTCCTGTGGGAAGCCCTGGACCTCCGGCAGTCCGTCCGCGAATGAACGCTCGATTGTTGGTTCGAAATCCGGATACTGTGAGTGCAACGCGTTGCTGACCAGTTTCAGTGAGTCATCGAGCAGCGCGTTGATGTCGACGGAAGTGATAGTGCGTCCTCCCTTCTGCGAGTGCAGAAGCATGTTCTGGACAATACGATCCGCCCGCTGGCCGTGCTCATGAATGCGGAGTGCATACCCGGAGAGACTCGTGAACATCTCGCCGAATTTCTCGGACACCTCACTCACCTGCTTTTCGCGGTACTCTTCAAAGCTCGAGAGAATCTCACCGATCAGCTCCCGGGAAAGCATGGAAAAATTGTTGACGAAATTGAGCGGGTTCTTGATCTCGTGGGCAA containing:
- a CDS encoding type II toxin-antitoxin system PemK/MazF family toxin — its product is MNSLRRGMVIDINLEPVRGSESGKVRPCVIVTNEIYSRRLPVLQVVPLTGWTEKKAEILTNVEINPSEENGLDKLSLADCLQTRPVDHRQRLVRIRGTLEARHLEAIDRALKAVFGLS